From Deinococcus wulumuqiensis R12, one genomic window encodes:
- a CDS encoding energy-coupling factor transporter transmembrane component T family protein, with translation MSLSLYVPGRSWLHRLAPGVKLTALLLAGVGVFLVRDLRLLLGLLTASLALYALSGLGARLAWHSLRPALGLLLFFFAVQGVTAGWEAAAVTALRFGVMILLGALLTLTTRVSDVLAALERGLRPLARFGVDPDKVSLACSLTLRFIPVTLQVVADVREAQRARGQERHLIALAVPVIVRTLKMADDVADALEARGGGR, from the coding sequence TTGAGTCTCAGCCTGTACGTGCCGGGCCGCTCATGGCTGCACCGCCTCGCGCCGGGGGTCAAGCTCACGGCGCTGCTGCTCGCCGGGGTCGGCGTCTTTCTGGTGCGGGACCTGCGGCTGCTCCTGGGCCTGCTCACGGCGTCGCTCGCGCTGTATGCCCTGAGCGGTCTCGGCGCCCGCCTGGCCTGGCACAGCCTGCGGCCCGCGCTGGGGCTGCTGCTGTTTTTCTTTGCGGTTCAGGGCGTGACCGCCGGGTGGGAAGCCGCCGCCGTCACCGCGCTGCGCTTCGGGGTGATGATTCTGCTCGGTGCCCTGCTCACCCTGACCACCCGCGTTTCGGACGTGCTCGCGGCGCTGGAACGCGGCCTGCGGCCCCTGGCCCGCTTCGGGGTGGACCCGGACAAGGTCAGTCTCGCCTGCTCCCTGACCCTGCGGTTTATTCCGGTCACGTTGCAGGTCGTGGCCGACGTGCGTGAGGCGCAGCGGGCGCGGGGCCAGGAACGCCACCTCATCGCGCTCGCTGTGCCGGTCATCGTCCGGACGCTGAAGATGGCCGACGACGTGGCGGACGCGCTGGAGGCTAGGGGCGGGGGCCGGTAG
- a CDS encoding energy-coupling factor ABC transporter ATP-binding protein, with amino-acid sequence MIELRGVSQTFEVPGLAPRTVLYPLDLSLTERRIGIVGSNGSGKSTLARLIGGLLLPTTGTVTVGGFDTRRSPREVRRRLGFVFQNPEHQIVFPVVEEDLAFGLRPLGLSAAETEGRITEMLGRYDLAHLRQHATHRLSGGQKQLLALAGVLVMRPEVIVFDEPTTLLDLRNRNRVARAIAQLPQQAVVVTHDLELLRDFERVLVFEDGALLADAAPAEALALYRERMSLESA; translated from the coding sequence GTGATTGAGCTGCGCGGCGTTTCGCAGACCTTCGAGGTGCCGGGGCTGGCGCCGCGAACGGTCCTTTATCCCCTCGACCTCAGCCTGACCGAGCGGCGTATCGGCATCGTCGGCAGCAACGGCAGCGGCAAAAGCACCCTCGCGCGCCTGATCGGTGGTCTGCTGCTGCCCACGACAGGGACGGTGACGGTGGGCGGCTTCGACACCCGGCGCTCGCCCCGCGAGGTGCGGCGGCGCCTGGGCTTCGTGTTTCAGAACCCCGAGCACCAGATTGTCTTTCCGGTGGTGGAAGAAGATCTCGCCTTCGGGCTGCGTCCCCTGGGACTGAGCGCGGCGGAAACGGAGGGCAGAATCACGGAGATGCTCGGGCGTTACGACCTCGCGCACCTGCGCCAGCACGCCACGCACCGGCTTAGCGGGGGGCAAAAGCAGCTTCTGGCGCTGGCGGGGGTGCTGGTCATGCGCCCCGAGGTGATCGTGTTCGACGAGCCGACCACGCTGCTCGACCTGCGCAACCGCAACCGGGTGGCCCGCGCCATCGCGCAGTTGCCGCAGCAGGCCGTGGTGGTGACGCACGACCTGGAACTGCTGCGCGACTTCGAGCGGGTGCTGGTCTTCGAGGACGGCGCCCTGCTGGCCGACGCCGCTCCCGCCGAGGCGCTGGCCCTCTACCGCGAGCGGATGTCACTGGAGTCGGCTTGA
- the thiD gene encoding bifunctional hydroxymethylpyrimidine kinase/phosphomethylpyrimidine kinase: MTPGPFVALTIAGSDSGGGAGIQADLKTFEAHGVFGTSAITLVTAQNTRGVRGVEAVSPDMVRSQIRAVLDDFPVAAVKTGALGHPELVRVVAGELRGRGLPLVVDPVMLAKSGDALLDAEAVRTLLDELFPLATLITPNLPEWEALRAAGAPDTLPLLLKGGHGDGDTVTDELRTPVHRLTLSAPRLHTRHTHGTGCTLSAAITANLARGRPLPEAVTQAHAYLQGALRRAPGLGGGHGPLGFRPDPR, translated from the coding sequence ATGACCCCAGGACCTTTCGTTGCCCTCACCATCGCCGGCTCCGACTCCGGCGGCGGCGCGGGAATTCAGGCCGACCTCAAGACCTTCGAGGCGCACGGCGTGTTCGGCACGTCCGCCATCACCCTCGTGACCGCGCAGAACACGCGGGGGGTGCGGGGCGTGGAGGCCGTCTCGCCGGACATGGTTCGTTCTCAGATTCGCGCCGTGCTGGACGACTTTCCGGTGGCAGCGGTCAAGACGGGGGCGCTGGGCCACCCCGAACTGGTGCGCGTGGTGGCCGGGGAGTTACGCGGGCGCGGGCTACCGCTGGTCGTGGACCCCGTGATGCTCGCCAAAAGTGGAGACGCCCTGCTGGACGCCGAAGCCGTGAGGACGCTGCTGGACGAACTTTTTCCGCTCGCCACGCTGATTACACCCAACCTGCCGGAGTGGGAGGCGCTGCGGGCGGCGGGCGCACCCGACACCCTGCCGCTGCTGCTCAAGGGCGGACACGGCGATGGCGACACCGTCACCGACGAACTGCGCACGCCCGTGCACCGGCTGACCCTCTCGGCCCCCCGACTGCACACCCGGCACACGCACGGCACCGGCTGCACGCTGTCTGCCGCCATCACCGCGAATCTGGCGCGGGGGCGGCCTCTCCCCGAAGCCGTCACCCAGGCGCACGCCTACTTGCAGGGCGCACTCCGGCGGGCGCCGGGGCTGGGCGGGGGGCACGGGCCGCTGGGGTTCCGGCCCGACCCCCGCTGA
- a CDS encoding PhoX family protein, which yields MTSQPEQSLWHRLLETRLTRRSALGSAAVTAAAVTLPVTLSDAQAAANNGAPVVADPKERISPHSVPTFRPIEPTTADAVTVPAGYRTQILAPWGEPFTDDGRTIGFNHDFVGYFPIDMLEGGQSSTEALLTINHEYVNPLFVGGNTQERTPEQIQAEMREVGVSVVRVKRERGEWKIVADPRNRRIDAFTDIELTGPVRGAAVVKGATTVKGSVGNCSGGQTPWGTLLTCEENVDGYQKAWAGSGYEMMHQGWVTEIDPFDPEWMPKKRTGMGRFRHENAAVTLAADGRVVAYMGDDMQDSCIYKFISRGKYDPQNRAANRDLLAEGDLYVANFGNGSWVLLDYDKNKKLQDAKNGDKPLFTSQAEVLADARAAALAVGGTPVDRPEDIEVHPRSKDVYAALTNNSKHGNFFGQIIKWTEKDGDAAALNFVWGIFAYGGPQSGFASPDNLVFDAYGNLWMVTDNSDLGTNPIKAYHGNNAMFFFPTEGPNMGKAYRFAVGPVDAEMTGPVFSPDGKTLFVAIQHPGEDTEDINNPTSTFAAKPGTKIPRPTLVAIEGFPGWKA from the coding sequence ATGACTTCTCAACCTGAGCAGAGCCTCTGGCACCGCCTTCTCGAAACCCGCCTGACTCGCCGCAGCGCCCTGGGCAGCGCCGCCGTGACGGCCGCCGCCGTGACCCTGCCGGTGACCCTGAGCGACGCGCAGGCCGCCGCCAACAACGGGGCGCCCGTAGTTGCCGACCCCAAGGAGCGCATCAGCCCCCACAGCGTGCCCACTTTCCGCCCCATCGAGCCGACCACCGCCGACGCGGTGACGGTCCCGGCGGGCTACCGCACCCAGATTCTGGCGCCCTGGGGCGAACCGTTTACCGACGACGGGCGCACCATCGGCTTCAACCACGACTTCGTGGGCTACTTCCCCATCGACATGCTCGAAGGCGGCCAGAGCAGCACCGAAGCCCTGCTGACCATCAACCACGAGTACGTCAACCCGCTGTTCGTGGGCGGCAACACCCAGGAGCGCACCCCCGAGCAGATTCAGGCCGAGATGCGCGAGGTGGGCGTGAGCGTGGTGCGGGTGAAGCGTGAGCGCGGCGAGTGGAAGATCGTGGCCGACCCCCGCAACCGCCGCATCGACGCCTTTACAGACATCGAGCTGACCGGCCCGGTGCGCGGCGCGGCGGTCGTCAAGGGCGCGACCACCGTCAAGGGCAGCGTGGGCAACTGCTCCGGCGGGCAGACCCCCTGGGGCACGCTGCTGACCTGCGAAGAAAATGTGGACGGCTACCAGAAGGCCTGGGCGGGCAGCGGCTACGAGATGATGCACCAGGGCTGGGTCACCGAAATCGACCCCTTCGACCCCGAGTGGATGCCCAAAAAGCGCACCGGCATGGGCCGCTTCCGTCACGAGAACGCCGCCGTGACCCTCGCCGCCGACGGGCGCGTGGTGGCCTACATGGGCGACGACATGCAGGACTCGTGCATCTACAAGTTCATCAGCCGGGGCAAGTACGACCCGCAAAACCGCGCTGCCAACCGTGACCTGCTCGCGGAGGGCGACCTGTACGTCGCCAACTTCGGCAACGGCAGCTGGGTGCTGCTCGACTACGACAAGAACAAGAAGCTGCAGGACGCCAAGAACGGCGACAAGCCGCTGTTCACCTCGCAGGCCGAAGTCCTGGCCGATGCCCGCGCGGCGGCTCTGGCGGTGGGCGGCACCCCGGTGGACCGTCCCGAGGACATCGAAGTCCACCCCCGCAGCAAGGACGTGTACGCCGCGCTGACCAACAACTCCAAGCACGGCAACTTCTTCGGGCAAATCATCAAGTGGACCGAGAAGGACGGTGACGCGGCGGCCCTGAACTTCGTGTGGGGCATCTTCGCCTACGGTGGCCCCCAGAGCGGCTTCGCCAGCCCCGACAACCTGGTGTTCGACGCCTACGGCAACCTGTGGATGGTGACCGACAACTCGGACCTGGGCACCAACCCCATCAAGGCCTACCACGGCAACAACGCCATGTTCTTCTTCCCCACCGAAGGCCCCAACATGGGTAAGGCCTACCGCTTCGCCGTCGGTCCGGTAGACGCCGAAATGACCGGCCCGGTGTTCAGCCCCGACGGCAAGACGCTGTTCGTGGCGATCCAGCACCCCGGCGAGGACACCGAGGACATCAACAACCCCACCAGCACCTTCGCCGCCAAGCCCGGCACCAAGATTCCGCGTCCCACCCTGGTCGCCATCGAGGGCTTCCCCGGCTGGAAGGCCTGA
- a CDS encoding biotin transporter BioY, which produces MPDVSTRDIVYIALFAALVAALGALPPLTLVTGVPITAQSMGAMLAGAVLGARRGALSQLLFLLLVAAGLTLLAGGRGGLGVFAGPTGGFLLSWPVAAYVIGWLHERFWDRLNFALSLGIILLGGVVVVYAIGNAWLSYAAPMPYLKATLAAGPFLPGDLLKAVLSASVALTVRRTYPLIVPPSRD; this is translated from the coding sequence ATGCCGGACGTGAGCACCCGCGACATCGTCTATATCGCCCTGTTTGCCGCCCTCGTCGCCGCGCTGGGGGCGCTGCCGCCCCTGACCCTGGTGACCGGCGTGCCCATCACTGCGCAGTCGATGGGGGCGATGCTGGCGGGGGCCGTTCTGGGCGCGCGGCGCGGCGCGCTGTCGCAGCTCCTGTTCCTGCTGCTCGTCGCCGCCGGGCTGACGCTGCTGGCCGGGGGGCGCGGGGGCCTGGGGGTCTTCGCCGGGCCGACCGGGGGTTTTCTGCTGTCCTGGCCGGTGGCGGCCTACGTCATCGGCTGGCTGCACGAAAGGTTCTGGGACCGCCTGAACTTCGCCTTGTCGCTCGGCATCATCCTGCTGGGTGGTGTGGTCGTCGTCTACGCCATCGGCAACGCGTGGCTGAGTTACGCGGCCCCGATGCCGTACCTGAAAGCGACCCTCGCGGCAGGCCCCTTTTTGCCCGGCGACCTGCTCAAGGCGGTGCTCAGTGCGAGCGTCGCCCTGACCGTGCGGCGCACCTATCCGCTGATTGTTCCGCCCAGCCGTGATTGA
- the thiS gene encoding sulfur carrier protein ThiS → MHVNGQPHPYTPDLTLHQLLRELNINPERVAIAVNDDFYAGGQAPDRQLDERDVVEIVKVIGGG, encoded by the coding sequence ATGCACGTCAACGGACAACCCCACCCCTACACCCCCGACCTCACCCTGCACCAGCTTCTGCGCGAGCTGAACATCAACCCCGAGCGCGTCGCCATCGCCGTGAACGACGACTTCTATGCGGGCGGACAGGCCCCGGACCGTCAGCTCGACGAGCGCGACGTGGTGGAGATCGTGAAGGTGATTGGGGGAGGGTAA
- the thiC gene encoding phosphomethylpyrimidine synthase ThiC translates to MTPFSLDHSRLSTQPFPNSEKRYLTGERFPEVRVPVRAIRLSPTVEAFSGVTRTLPNPDLLVPDTSGPYTDPAVQIDLERGLPHARPWLVRDERTETTPRFSALADLDGPVPYPNVQAPRRARAGQGITQMQAARRGEITPEMEFVALRENLRQEMSADLLEQHPGESFGAALPRVYTPEFVRDEVARGRAVIPANINHPELEPTIIGRNFRVKINANLGTSIVTSSIEEEVEKMVWAARWGADTVMDLSTGKHIHQTREWIVRNSPVPIGTVPIYQALEKVGGKAEELTWEVYRDTLIEQAEQGVDYFTIHAGVRLSHVPLTARRRTGIVSRGGSILAKWCLAHHQENFLYTHFRDICEIMAAYDITFSLGDGLRPGSIQDANDAAQFAELDTLGELTRVAWECGVQTMIEGPGHVPMQLIRENMTRQLDACAEAPFYTLGPLTTDIAPGYDHITSAIGAAQIAWYGTAMLCYVTPKEHLGLPDKQDVRDGVMTYRIAAHAADLAKGYAGAQLRDNALSKARFEFRWQDQFNLSLDPERARAMHDETLPADAAKTAHFCSMCGPHFCSMKLSHDIRAADVLAGMEEKAREFREKGGEIYVDG, encoded by the coding sequence ATGACACCGTTTTCGCTCGACCATTCCCGGCTGTCCACCCAACCCTTTCCCAACTCCGAAAAGCGCTACCTGACGGGCGAGCGTTTTCCCGAAGTCCGCGTGCCAGTGCGCGCCATTCGGCTCTCGCCCACCGTAGAAGCCTTCAGCGGCGTGACGCGCACGCTGCCCAACCCCGACCTGCTCGTACCGGACACCAGCGGGCCATACACCGACCCCGCCGTACAGATTGACCTGGAGCGCGGGCTACCGCACGCCCGGCCCTGGCTGGTGCGGGACGAACGGACAGAGACGACACCGCGTTTTTCCGCACTGGCCGACCTCGACGGGCCGGTGCCCTATCCGAACGTGCAGGCCCCGCGCCGCGCCAGGGCGGGACAGGGCATCACGCAGATGCAGGCCGCGCGGCGCGGCGAAATCACGCCCGAAATGGAATTTGTCGCCCTGCGCGAGAACTTGCGGCAGGAGATGTCGGCAGACCTCTTGGAGCAGCACCCCGGCGAAAGCTTCGGCGCGGCGCTTCCCCGCGTCTACACCCCCGAATTCGTGCGCGACGAGGTGGCGCGGGGGCGGGCCGTCATCCCCGCCAACATCAACCACCCCGAACTGGAACCGACCATCATCGGGCGCAATTTCCGCGTCAAAATCAATGCCAACCTCGGTACGTCCATCGTGACCAGTTCCATCGAGGAAGAGGTGGAAAAGATGGTCTGGGCGGCGCGTTGGGGAGCCGACACAGTGATGGACCTCTCCACCGGCAAGCACATTCACCAGACCCGCGAGTGGATCGTGCGAAACAGTCCCGTGCCCATCGGCACCGTGCCGATTTATCAGGCGCTGGAAAAGGTCGGGGGCAAGGCCGAAGAACTGACCTGGGAGGTGTACCGCGACACCCTCATCGAGCAGGCCGAACAGGGCGTGGACTACTTCACCATTCACGCGGGCGTGCGGCTCTCACATGTGCCGCTGACCGCTCGCCGCCGCACCGGCATCGTCTCGCGTGGGGGCAGCATCCTCGCCAAGTGGTGCCTCGCGCACCATCAGGAAAACTTCCTCTACACCCATTTCCGCGACATCTGCGAGATCATGGCCGCCTACGACATCACCTTCAGCCTCGGGGACGGCCTGCGCCCCGGCTCCATTCAGGACGCCAACGACGCGGCGCAATTTGCCGAACTCGATACGCTGGGCGAACTGACGCGGGTGGCGTGGGAATGCGGCGTACAGACCATGATCGAGGGGCCGGGACACGTTCCCATGCAACTGATTCGGGAAAACATGACGCGGCAACTGGATGCCTGCGCCGAAGCGCCCTTCTACACCCTCGGGCCGCTGACCACTGACATCGCGCCCGGCTACGACCACATCACTTCCGCCATCGGAGCCGCGCAAATCGCGTGGTACGGCACGGCGATGCTGTGCTACGTGACGCCCAAGGAGCACCTCGGCCTGCCCGACAAACAGGACGTGCGCGACGGCGTGATGACCTACCGCATCGCCGCGCACGCCGCCGACCTCGCCAAAGGCTACGCGGGGGCGCAACTGCGCGACAACGCCCTGAGCAAAGCCCGCTTCGAATTCAGGTGGCAAGACCAGTTCAACCTCTCGCTCGACCCCGAACGGGCGCGTGCCATGCACGACGAGACGCTGCCCGCCGACGCCGCCAAGACCGCGCATTTCTGCTCCATGTGCGGCCCGCATTTCTGCTCCATGAAACTCAGCCACGACATCCGCGCCGCCGACGTGCTCGCGGGGATGGAAGAAAAGGCGCGGGAATTTCGGGAGAAGGGCGGGGAGATTTATGTCGATGGTTGA
- a CDS encoding thiazole synthase encodes MNDPLTIAHKTFSSRLMLGTGKYHDFEVMNDALEASGTQIVTVAIRRVELKSPGHDGLLDALDLDKFQLLPNTAGCRTAEEAVRVAKLARAATGVDWLKLEVIPDPKYLLPDPIGTLRAAEMLVGEGFTVLPYVQPDGVLARLLEAAGCATVMPLASPIGTGKGLRTPELIRTVLDGAGVPIVVDAGLGVPSDAAQAMELGADAVLVNTAIAEARDPVAMARAFALGVEAGRLGFLAGRMDMRESASPSSPVAGVVRLPDPETVEG; translated from the coding sequence ATGAACGACCCCCTCACCATCGCCCACAAAACCTTTTCCTCGCGCCTGATGCTCGGCACGGGCAAATACCACGACTTCGAGGTGATGAACGACGCGCTGGAGGCCAGCGGCACGCAAATCGTGACCGTCGCCATTCGCCGCGTGGAACTCAAATCTCCCGGTCATGACGGGCTGCTGGACGCGCTGGATTTGGACAAGTTCCAACTGCTGCCCAACACCGCCGGATGCCGCACCGCCGAGGAAGCCGTGCGCGTCGCCAAACTCGCCCGCGCCGCGACGGGGGTGGACTGGCTCAAGCTGGAAGTGATTCCCGACCCCAAATACCTGCTCCCCGACCCCATCGGTACGCTCAGGGCCGCCGAAATGCTGGTGGGCGAGGGCTTTACGGTGTTGCCCTACGTGCAGCCCGACGGCGTGCTGGCGCGGCTGCTGGAGGCGGCGGGCTGCGCCACCGTGATGCCGCTCGCCAGCCCGATTGGCACCGGCAAGGGCCTACGCACCCCCGAACTGATTCGGACGGTGCTCGACGGCGCGGGCGTGCCCATCGTGGTGGACGCGGGTCTGGGCGTGCCCAGCGACGCGGCGCAGGCGATGGAACTGGGCGCCGACGCCGTGCTGGTCAACACCGCCATTGCCGAGGCGCGGGACCCCGTAGCGATGGCCCGTGCCTTTGCGCTGGGGGTAGAGGCGGGGCGGCTGGGCTTTCTGGCGGGCCGCATGGACATGCGCGAAAGTGCCAGCCCGAGCAGCCCGGTGGCGGGCGTGGTGCGCCTCCCCGACCCGGAGACGGTGGAGGGCTGA
- the thiE gene encoding thiamine phosphate synthase: MDDGKKPSINHQPSTINRPLGHLYLVATPRPQQPEAEFLLRVQDALDGGVDTLQLRCKADHPVYGEARPYIALAEKVRDLAHAKNVPFFVNDRVDVALAAGADGVHLGQNDLPVEWARQLTPGLRLGRSTHRPEDAERAFAEAPAYFATGPVYPTPTKPGRPAAGLEYVRHVAQLAPALPWYAIGGIDLSNVQDVLNAGATRIAVVRAVLDAGDVAGAAYALKRMVMVDR, encoded by the coding sequence ATGGATGATGGAAAAAAGCCCTCAATCAACCATCAACCGTCAACCATTAACCGCCCCTTGGGGCATCTTTACCTCGTTGCCACTCCCCGTCCGCAGCAACCCGAAGCCGAATTTCTGCTGCGGGTGCAAGACGCGCTCGACGGCGGCGTGGACACGCTGCAACTGCGCTGCAAGGCCGACCATCCCGTGTACGGCGAGGCGCGGCCTTACATCGCGCTGGCGGAAAAGGTGCGCGACCTCGCCCATGCCAAGAACGTGCCGTTTTTTGTCAATGACCGCGTGGACGTGGCCCTCGCAGCGGGTGCGGACGGCGTGCATCTGGGCCAGAACGACCTGCCCGTGGAGTGGGCACGGCAGCTGACGCCTGGGCTGCGGCTGGGCCGCTCTACCCACCGCCCCGAAGACGCCGAGCGTGCCTTTGCCGAAGCCCCCGCCTACTTTGCCACCGGCCCCGTCTACCCCACCCCCACCAAACCAGGCCGCCCCGCCGCCGGGCTGGAGTATGTGCGCCACGTCGCCCAGCTCGCGCCCGCGCTGCCGTGGTACGCGATTGGCGGCATTGACCTGAGCAACGTGCAGGACGTGCTGAACGCCGGAGCCACCCGCATCGCCGTGGTGCGGGCGGTGCTGGACGCGGGGGACGTGGCGGGGGCGGCTTATGCACTGAAGCGCATGGTGATGGTTGATAGATGA
- the modA gene encoding molybdate ABC transporter substrate-binding protein, whose translation MRLIVLTILLLGSAAHAAQLTVFAAASLTDALTEVGQKFDARSGHRTTFQFAGSQTLRAQLERGARADVYASANAAQFNPLVRTGLVAPGQTFAKNSLAVIAPRSSRKVNTLRDLAKPGVKLVIADRAVPAGDHTRQMLRATEQSGVYGPGFSARVLKNVVSEEPSVRQVALKVGLGEADAAVVYRSDVTPALRAKVRVIELPTRFDQKVSYPIGVLRASRSAAAAQAFVRYVRSDEGQAILRKWGFQAPR comes from the coding sequence ATGCGCCTGATTGTCCTGACCATCCTGCTGCTGGGCAGCGCCGCCCACGCCGCTCAGCTCACCGTGTTCGCCGCCGCCTCGCTGACCGACGCGCTGACCGAGGTGGGCCAGAAGTTCGACGCCCGCAGCGGCCACCGGACCACCTTTCAATTTGCCGGGTCACAGACCCTGCGGGCACAACTGGAGCGCGGCGCACGGGCCGACGTGTATGCCAGCGCCAACGCCGCCCAGTTCAATCCCCTGGTCCGGACCGGGCTGGTCGCCCCGGGGCAAACCTTCGCGAAAAACAGCCTCGCCGTGATCGCCCCGCGCAGCAGCCGCAAGGTGAACACCCTGCGCGATCTGGCAAAGCCGGGGGTCAAGCTGGTCATCGCTGACCGGGCGGTGCCCGCAGGCGACCACACCCGGCAGATGCTCCGGGCCACCGAGCAGTCGGGGGTGTACGGCCCGGGCTTCTCGGCGCGGGTGCTGAAGAACGTGGTGAGCGAGGAACCCAGTGTCCGGCAGGTGGCCCTCAAGGTCGGGCTGGGCGAGGCCGACGCCGCCGTGGTCTACCGCAGCGACGTGACGCCCGCGCTCAGGGCGAAGGTGCGCGTCATCGAGCTGCCGACCCGGTTCGACCAGAAGGTGAGTTACCCCATCGGCGTGCTCAGGGCTTCGCGCAGCGCCGCCGCTGCACAGGCCTTTGTCCGCTACGTGCGCTCGGACGAGGGGCAAGCGATTTTGCGCAAGTGGGGCTTTCAGGCTCCCCGCTGA
- a CDS encoding site-specific integrase, with the protein MHPQDERQLKLTRALQEADLDTVLAVLGPEMRWPLKQLRSNLRLVFAAAERDHVSLLHPPADFVTWLQGPLHETVKGPGTAKANTVVARLSTISRLYELLMDEGVVLRHPLRGVVRPPGERKVEKVPPREDIERLLVHARSDPALFAALTLMYRHTFQVAEMLALRWSAFRPEDGTVLRRRTLCQLDDDSYAALDRLLAQAGGPLSSPAGRIFPFENNDALRTRIFQVCREANLTFVNPAKLRKAGLRDFPLTPDQAGFIGDEAYALARELASRLSDEDTPAAP; encoded by the coding sequence ATGCATCCACAGGATGAACGGCAGCTCAAGCTCACGCGGGCGCTTCAGGAGGCGGACCTCGACACGGTGCTGGCGGTGCTGGGGCCGGAGATGCGCTGGCCGCTCAAGCAACTGCGCAGCAACCTGCGGCTGGTGTTCGCGGCGGCGGAGCGTGACCATGTCAGCCTGCTTCATCCCCCCGCCGATTTCGTGACCTGGTTGCAAGGCCCGCTGCATGAAACGGTGAAAGGACCCGGCACTGCCAAGGCGAACACGGTGGTGGCGCGGCTCTCGACCATTTCGCGGCTGTACGAGCTGCTGATGGATGAAGGTGTGGTCCTCCGGCATCCGCTGCGGGGGGTGGTGCGGCCACCGGGGGAACGCAAAGTAGAAAAGGTGCCCCCGCGTGAGGACATCGAGCGGCTGCTCGTTCATGCCCGGAGCGACCCGGCCCTGTTCGCCGCGCTGACGCTGATGTACCGCCATACTTTTCAGGTGGCCGAGATGCTGGCGCTGCGGTGGTCGGCGTTCCGACCCGAGGACGGCACGGTGCTGCGGCGGCGGACGCTGTGCCAGCTCGACGACGACAGTTACGCCGCCCTCGACCGCTTGCTCGCGCAGGCCGGTGGGCCGCTGTCCAGTCCGGCGGGGCGCATCTTTCCGTTTGAGAACAACGACGCGCTGCGCACCCGGATTTTTCAGGTGTGCCGGGAAGCCAACCTCACCTTCGTCAACCCGGCCAAGCTGCGCAAGGCGGGACTGCGGGATTTTCCCCTCACACCCGATCAGGCGGGTTTTATCGGAGACGAGGCCTACGCCCTGGCGCGGGAGCTGGCGAGCCGGTTGTCCGACGAGGACACTCCAGCAGCGCCGTGA